In the Flagellimonas sp. MMG031 genome, one interval contains:
- a CDS encoding HTTM domain-containing protein — protein MKLIPRTYLKENTEAAPLAVFRICFGIMMFVGILRFWANGWIEKLYLEPQFHFSYYGFEWVKPLGVVTYFIFVLCAFSAIGIALGYSYRISIILFFLSFTYIELMDKTTYLNHYYFISILSFLMLFLPANVYFSVDAKKGYVQTYQLIPKWTVDSIKLLLGMVYIYAGLAKLNSDWLMEAMPLKIWLPSKFDLPLIGDWLSKEWVQYGFSWGGALYDLTIPFLLLYKRTRYIGFFLVIFFHVLTRVLFPIGMFPYIMIVSALIFFDARLHHRVLTILSRIMGITKNKFDNGKAFVDKTGLMTGIKYSAVTIFFMFQLLFPWRYLLYPGELFWTEEGYRFSWRVMLMEKSGYAQFKIVDKATQKWFYVDNSDFLTPFQEKQMAFQPDFIVQYAHYLKNHFEKDGHRNIGVYVESWVTLNGRLSQPFIDPKVDLTKEKDVWEHKTWILPFNDEIKGI, from the coding sequence ATGAAGCTGATTCCAAGAACATATCTCAAAGAAAATACGGAGGCCGCCCCTTTGGCGGTCTTTCGTATTTGCTTTGGAATTATGATGTTTGTTGGGATTCTCCGTTTTTGGGCCAACGGTTGGATTGAAAAATTATATCTGGAGCCCCAATTTCATTTCTCATATTATGGCTTTGAATGGGTAAAGCCTTTGGGAGTGGTAACCTATTTCATATTTGTGCTCTGTGCTTTTTCGGCCATAGGAATTGCCTTGGGGTATAGCTATAGAATATCCATAATACTGTTTTTTTTGTCCTTTACCTATATTGAACTGATGGACAAAACCACCTATTTGAATCATTATTACTTTATTAGCATACTGTCTTTTTTAATGTTGTTTCTACCGGCCAATGTATATTTTTCAGTAGATGCCAAAAAGGGATATGTCCAAACCTATCAATTGATACCAAAATGGACGGTAGACAGTATCAAACTTCTTTTGGGCATGGTTTATATCTATGCGGGATTGGCCAAACTCAATTCGGATTGGTTGATGGAGGCCATGCCGCTCAAGATCTGGTTGCCCTCCAAGTTCGATCTGCCCCTAATCGGGGATTGGTTGTCCAAGGAGTGGGTCCAATATGGATTTAGTTGGGGAGGTGCACTTTATGATTTGACGATACCTTTTCTTCTTCTATATAAAAGAACCAGATATATTGGCTTTTTCTTGGTGATTTTTTTTCATGTACTGACGCGGGTTCTATTTCCCATTGGAATGTTCCCATATATCATGATCGTATCCGCACTCATATTTTTTGATGCCAGGCTTCACCATAGGGTTTTGACCATCTTATCAAGAATCATGGGGATTACCAAAAATAAGTTCGATAACGGAAAAGCCTTTGTTGATAAAACAGGACTTATGACAGGGATAAAATATAGTGCGGTCACTATATTTTTCATGTTTCAACTATTGTTTCCATGGCGATATCTTTTGTATCCGGGCGAATTGTTCTGGACGGAAGAAGGTTATAGGTTTTCATGGCGGGTAATGCTTATGGAGAAGTCCGGCTATGCCCAGTTCAAGATTGTGGACAAAGCGACCCAGAAATGGTTTTACGTCGACAACAGTGATTTTTTGACCCCCTTCCAGGAAAAGCAAATGGCATTCCAACCGGATTTTATCGTTCAATATGCACATTACCTAAAGAATCATTTTGAAAAGGACGGGCATCGAAATATCGGGGTCTACGTGGAATCGTGGGTTACGCTGAACGGACGCCTTAGTCAACCTTTTATCGATCCAAAAGTTGATTTGACCAAAGAGAAGGATGTATGGGAACACAAAACATGGATATTACCATTTAATGATGAAATCAAAGGTATTTAG
- a CDS encoding imelysin family protein: protein MGKKWYFVLTLTWLVCACSSDSSDVPSDDMGIDQGAELTFDRKAMLINWTDNIIVPSYKELQSDLLDLKTAFDAFVAVKNVDNLVIFRQAWADAYISWQGAAMFEIGPAEANGYRSNMNTFPTDTTLIASFIDSGSYDFSLSSNRDAKGFPALDYLLNGLEGTDEELVARWAEGTEADNTMDLIEAILVDMLSLTDTVVSGWEDGYRNTFVENDGSSATASADRFVNDYIFYYEKFLRAGKMGIPLGVFSGTPQPATLEVYYRPELGKSMFLAGMDAVQDFFNGKHYGSNTSGESLASYLDDLNTLKNGDDLSQLINAQFDLARGMVQDLGSFRDEIEQNSPPTNMLLAYDEVQRIVPYFKVDMVSAMSISIDYVDADGD, encoded by the coding sequence ATGGGTAAAAAATGGTATTTTGTCCTAACGTTAACTTGGTTGGTTTGTGCCTGCTCTTCCGATAGCTCGGATGTTCCTTCAGATGATATGGGTATTGATCAGGGAGCTGAACTTACCTTCGATAGAAAGGCCATGTTGATCAATTGGACGGATAATATTATCGTTCCTTCCTACAAGGAACTACAAAGTGATCTATTGGATTTGAAAACAGCTTTTGATGCATTTGTTGCTGTCAAAAACGTGGATAATCTCGTCATCTTCAGGCAAGCTTGGGCAGATGCTTATATATCTTGGCAGGGTGCTGCCATGTTCGAGATTGGTCCTGCGGAAGCTAATGGCTATCGTTCGAATATGAACACTTTTCCTACCGATACCACCTTGATTGCCTCTTTCATCGATTCAGGAAGCTATGACTTCTCTTTGTCCTCAAATAGGGATGCCAAGGGCTTTCCGGCTCTGGATTACCTTTTGAACGGCTTGGAAGGCACGGATGAGGAATTGGTTGCAAGATGGGCCGAGGGTACCGAAGCAGACAATACCATGGATTTGATCGAAGCCATTTTGGTCGATATGCTTTCCTTGACCGATACTGTGGTTTCCGGATGGGAGGATGGCTATCGCAATACCTTCGTGGAAAACGATGGGTCGTCCGCCACGGCTTCGGCGGACCGTTTTGTGAACGATTATATCTTTTATTACGAAAAGTTCTTAAGGGCAGGAAAGATGGGTATCCCGTTGGGTGTGTTTTCCGGTACACCGCAACCTGCTACCCTGGAGGTATATTACAGACCGGAACTTGGCAAATCCATGTTTTTGGCCGGGATGGATGCTGTTCAGGATTTTTTCAATGGAAAGCATTATGGTTCCAATACCTCTGGGGAGAGCCTTGCATCCTATTTGGACGATTTGAACACCTTGAAGAACGGTGATGATTTATCACAATTGATTAATGCCCAATTTGATCTCGCCAGGGGGATGGTACAGGATTTGGGTAGCTTTAGGGATGAAATAGAACAAAATTCACCTCCCACGAACATGTTGCTTGCCTATGATGAGGTGCAGCGCATTGTGCCTTACTTCAAAGTTGATATGGTGTCGGCTATGAGCATCAGTATCGATTATGTTGATGCCGACGGTGATTAA
- a CDS encoding aminotransferase class V-fold PLP-dependent enzyme yields MQFDFNKTEREKILERVFEKLENFYSDTKSLKTNPDLNIDAIRGLLLQEELEFGTQPEKAIDHVINGLETYAVHTPHPKYFGLFNPRSNFAGILADLITATYNPQLAGWSHAPFAVEVEDLLIREFSDKFGYKKEQTDGVFTSGGAEANLTALLCALNHRYPNITEEGLIGMDKKPVIFCSKEAHHSIQKAVKIVGLGTKLIKSIPITGESKLDTILLEQELKKLDYEVYAPLMVIGTAGTTGTGTIDNLHKLSDICQRYDIWFHVDAAYGGGAVLSSELKPYLGGIEKSDSITFDAHKWMSVPMGTSIFLTQHDDILENTFGISTPYMPKDDDGLKVAQPFTRSIQWSRRFIGLKVYLSLLLYGWKGYEQIINHQAEMGRYLKRRLREEGWSIMNDTVLPVVCFTREEFVNDMHITQYIMDNILKNGTSWLSLYPIDGIPTFRACITNYNTTEVEIEELIEELNREAASYRITVNQV; encoded by the coding sequence ATGCAGTTTGATTTTAATAAAACCGAAAGAGAAAAAATACTAGAGCGGGTTTTTGAAAAGCTAGAGAACTTCTATAGTGATACCAAAAGCCTAAAAACCAATCCTGATCTCAATATTGATGCCATAAGAGGATTATTGTTACAAGAAGAATTGGAGTTTGGCACTCAACCTGAAAAGGCGATTGATCATGTAATCAATGGCCTTGAAACCTATGCGGTGCATACACCGCATCCCAAATACTTTGGTTTGTTTAATCCACGATCTAACTTTGCGGGCATTTTAGCCGATTTAATTACGGCAACCTATAATCCTCAACTTGCGGGTTGGAGCCATGCACCTTTTGCCGTTGAAGTAGAGGATTTACTGATAAGGGAGTTTTCTGACAAATTTGGGTACAAGAAGGAACAGACCGATGGGGTTTTCACATCCGGTGGTGCCGAGGCAAACCTTACGGCATTACTTTGTGCATTGAATCATAGATACCCCAACATAACCGAAGAGGGTTTAATTGGAATGGATAAAAAACCGGTCATCTTTTGTTCGAAAGAGGCTCATCATTCTATTCAAAAGGCGGTCAAGATTGTAGGTTTGGGGACTAAACTGATAAAATCGATTCCGATTACGGGCGAATCAAAACTGGACACGATTCTATTGGAACAGGAGTTGAAAAAGCTTGATTACGAGGTATATGCACCACTTATGGTCATTGGGACTGCCGGAACAACCGGGACTGGCACCATTGACAATCTACATAAGCTCAGCGACATTTGCCAAAGGTATGATATATGGTTCCATGTGGATGCCGCCTATGGAGGTGGGGCCGTACTAAGTTCGGAATTAAAACCGTATTTAGGCGGTATAGAAAAGTCTGATTCGATAACTTTTGATGCCCACAAATGGATGTCGGTGCCCATGGGGACAAGTATTTTTTTAACACAGCACGATGATATCCTTGAAAATACTTTTGGGATTTCAACACCATACATGCCAAAAGATGACGATGGGCTAAAGGTCGCCCAACCCTTTACACGTTCCATTCAATGGTCAAGAAGATTTATAGGATTAAAGGTTTATCTGTCCCTGCTGCTATATGGTTGGAAAGGTTATGAGCAAATCATCAATCATCAGGCTGAGATGGGTAGATACCTCAAAAGGCGATTGAGAGAGGAAGGGTGGAGCATCATGAACGACACCGTTTTACCAGTGGTCTGCTTCACAAGAGAAGAATTTGTAAATGATATGCATATCACCCAGTATATCATGGACAATATTCTTAAAAACGGTACATCTTGGTTATCGCTCTATCCCATTGATGGGATTCCAACATTTAGAGCTTGTATTACCAACTACAACACAACCGAGGTTGAAATAGAGGAATTAATAGAGGAGTTAAATCGGGAAGCCGCTTCTTATAGGATTACTGTAAATCAGGTATAA
- a CDS encoding AraC family transcriptional regulator translates to MNHFILWKDMRLFHGSHSRSVVEHSHPMIQLVIAVEGLFRSKGKNGEWVSQKGLLIAPNQIHECDANQVEILSLEIDPHSNLGEWINGNQLKNKHVIEYHSEHFPNLDIEKILEYIDIEDWAGIRQDIYKTFDFKGIIENNTMEPRIQEVVDFIKGNIEQEITTQQLMKVAHLSESRLIHLFKEIKGLPIRNFILWYRLQIVLELILNGESLTTAAYEAGFSDQAHLTRTFTKMIGVPPSLLTKNSKFIQVSFPE, encoded by the coding sequence ATGAATCATTTTATATTATGGAAGGATATGCGTCTTTTCCATGGAAGCCATTCGCGTTCGGTGGTTGAACACAGCCATCCAATGATACAATTGGTCATTGCGGTCGAGGGCTTATTTCGATCAAAGGGCAAAAACGGGGAATGGGTATCACAAAAAGGGTTGCTCATCGCACCAAATCAAATCCATGAGTGTGACGCAAATCAAGTGGAAATATTAAGCCTGGAAATCGATCCGCACTCCAATTTGGGTGAATGGATAAATGGCAATCAGTTAAAGAATAAACATGTCATTGAATATCACTCAGAGCATTTCCCAAACTTGGATATAGAAAAAATTCTAGAATACATTGATATTGAAGATTGGGCTGGAATTCGGCAAGATATCTACAAAACTTTTGATTTTAAAGGTATCATCGAAAACAATACCATGGAGCCTCGTATTCAAGAAGTCGTGGATTTTATCAAAGGAAATATCGAACAAGAAATTACCACACAACAACTCATGAAGGTGGCTCACTTGAGTGAAAGTCGATTGATTCATCTATTCAAAGAAATCAAAGGTTTACCTATCCGAAATTTCATCCTATGGTATAGGCTACAGATCGTATTGGAGTTGATTTTGAACGGCGAATCCCTAACTACTGCTGCCTATGAGGCTGGCTTTAGCGATCAAGCACATTTAACTCGAACGTTTACGAAAATGATTGGCGTACCACCTTCGTTGCTGACTAAGAACAGCAAATTCATTCAAGTTTCATTTCCTGAGTGA
- a CDS encoding TonB-dependent receptor, giving the protein MMKSKVFRSTVVLFLFAIHSWGQVVISGKVTDSENLPVSEAEIYLSELQRTVLTSETGYFEFKDVPIGSYSLIAFAYGLKLHRRNLEVKSDMEIHISMEPLGEALSEVVLTNQREQIFKLQSLKKVEGTAIYAAKKSEVVLVDNLTANLAANNPRQIYGQVVGLNIYENGDAGLQLNIGGRGLDPNRTANFNVRQNGYDISADALGYPESYYTPPAEALREIQVVRGAASLQYGPQFGGLVNFKFKRPNPSKEIELISRQTLGSYNLYTSFNSLSGTVGDFSYYTYLNYKEGDGFRPNMVFNSRNFHGHFSYKITERTSLALETTFFNYLTKQPGGLTDSQFLEDPSFSNRERNWFQVDWKLFSLRLDHQFSKNTDFSLNLFTLDASRSALGFRTNRVSQQDDPSEPRELLQDNFSNWGAEGRLLTRYKMGGKDNAVLLGIKYYQSSNKQKQGPGSASDSPDFSFADDQYPNYERQSQYEFPNLNLAIFGENIFTISDRLSVTPGFRYEYIKTQGKGSYKNIVLDLAGNPLLNEDVPEDRIFERSFLLLGAGLSYELGANSELYANFSQNYRSVTFNDIRVVNPTFQVDENISDENGFTADLGTRGRWKKYLKYDLSVFGLLYDDRLGEVLRNETQVNANGETVETGRVVRFRGNIGTAFLYGLESFADVNLKPLLFSRNDNLKFNYFVNLALTGSEYISFEENNVDGNQVEFIPEVNLKTGFNVGYGNFLGSIQYTYLSEQFTDATNAPRDVYDNQRGIEGTIPAYDIMDLSLSYVFDRFKIETGVNNLLNSSYFTRRATGYPGPGIIPAEPRTFYMTFQIKL; this is encoded by the coding sequence ATGATGAAATCAAAGGTATTTAGAAGTACGGTCGTTTTGTTTTTATTTGCTATTCACAGTTGGGGGCAAGTGGTTATTTCAGGGAAGGTTACCGATTCTGAAAACTTACCTGTTTCGGAAGCCGAAATATATTTATCGGAACTTCAACGAACGGTCTTGACTTCGGAGACCGGGTATTTTGAATTTAAGGATGTTCCAATAGGCTCGTATTCCTTAATAGCTTTTGCATATGGATTGAAACTGCACAGACGTAATCTTGAGGTAAAATCGGATATGGAAATCCATATTTCGATGGAACCTTTGGGAGAAGCTTTGTCTGAGGTGGTTTTGACCAACCAACGGGAACAAATATTTAAGCTACAATCCTTAAAAAAAGTGGAGGGAACGGCTATTTATGCTGCTAAGAAAAGTGAAGTGGTTCTGGTCGATAACCTTACTGCCAATCTAGCGGCCAATAATCCCAGACAAATATACGGTCAAGTAGTAGGGTTGAACATTTATGAAAATGGTGATGCCGGGCTGCAATTGAACATTGGAGGTAGAGGTTTGGACCCCAATAGAACTGCAAATTTCAATGTCAGACAGAACGGGTATGATATCAGTGCCGATGCACTTGGATACCCCGAAAGCTATTATACCCCACCTGCCGAAGCATTAAGGGAAATCCAAGTAGTACGGGGAGCAGCCTCTTTACAATATGGACCACAGTTTGGGGGATTGGTCAATTTTAAGTTTAAAAGGCCCAATCCTTCCAAAGAAATAGAACTAATTTCAAGACAGACACTGGGCTCATATAATCTTTATACCAGCTTTAACAGTTTGAGCGGTACGGTGGGGGACTTTAGCTACTATACGTACCTTAACTATAAGGAAGGTGATGGTTTTCGGCCCAATATGGTTTTTAACAGTAGGAACTTTCATGGACACTTTTCCTATAAAATTACCGAGAGGACCAGCTTGGCACTTGAAACCACATTTTTTAATTATTTGACCAAACAGCCTGGAGGATTGACCGATTCCCAATTTTTGGAGGATCCATCATTCAGCAATAGAGAGCGGAATTGGTTCCAGGTGGATTGGAAGTTGTTTTCCCTTCGTTTGGATCATCAATTTTCCAAAAACACGGATTTTAGCCTAAACCTTTTTACCTTGGATGCTTCACGCAGTGCTTTGGGCTTTAGGACCAATCGCGTATCACAACAGGATGATCCAAGTGAACCACGAGAACTGTTACAGGACAATTTTTCCAATTGGGGAGCAGAAGGTCGTTTACTGACACGTTACAAAATGGGAGGTAAGGATAATGCGGTATTGTTGGGTATCAAATATTATCAGTCTTCCAATAAACAAAAGCAAGGGCCTGGAAGTGCTTCTGATAGCCCCGACTTTAGTTTTGCCGACGATCAATATCCAAATTATGAAAGACAATCACAGTATGAATTCCCTAATCTTAACCTTGCAATTTTTGGTGAGAATATTTTTACCATTTCCGATAGGTTATCTGTAACCCCAGGATTTCGGTATGAATATATCAAAACACAGGGAAAAGGTAGCTATAAGAATATTGTTTTGGATTTAGCAGGAAATCCACTTCTCAATGAAGATGTACCAGAAGATAGGATTTTCGAACGTAGTTTTTTGCTATTAGGTGCAGGCCTCAGCTATGAGCTTGGGGCAAATAGTGAACTCTATGCCAATTTTTCACAGAACTATAGATCGGTTACCTTTAATGATATCCGAGTGGTCAACCCTACCTTTCAGGTGGACGAAAATATTTCCGATGAAAATGGATTTACGGCCGACCTGGGGACCAGGGGGCGATGGAAAAAATACCTGAAATATGATTTAAGTGTCTTCGGGCTGCTATACGATGACCGATTGGGTGAAGTGCTTCGTAACGAAACCCAGGTCAATGCTAATGGTGAAACCGTGGAAACTGGACGTGTCGTTCGATTTAGGGGGAATATAGGGACCGCTTTTTTATATGGCCTCGAATCTTTTGCCGATGTAAATTTGAAACCGCTATTATTTAGTCGAAATGACAATTTGAAGTTCAATTATTTTGTAAACTTGGCCCTTACCGGTTCTGAATATATTTCTTTCGAAGAAAATAACGTCGATGGTAACCAAGTGGAATTTATACCCGAGGTAAATCTTAAAACAGGGTTCAATGTTGGATATGGCAATTTCTTGGGAAGCATACAATATACGTACCTGTCGGAACAATTTACCGATGCGACCAATGCACCCCGTGATGTCTACGATAATCAGAGGGGGATTGAAGGTACAATTCCAGCTTATGATATCATGGACCTATCGCTTTCCTATGTCTTTGATAGGTTCAAAATAGAAACAGGAGTGAATAATCTATTGAATAGTTCCTATTTTACTAGGAGGGCCACAGGTTATCCGGGTCCTGGAATCATTCCTGCCGAACCAAGGACTTTTTACATGACTTTTCAGATTAAATTGTGA
- a CDS encoding LysE family translocator — MFGIINFEAFLIAGLIMNLTPGADTMYILGRSIAQGKKAGILSVLGISTGAIFHIIFATLGLSIILAKSATAFVIVKYLGAVYLIFLGLKTIFKKPDGKFELSTESEIVNYRKIYLSGVLTNILNPKVAIFFLAFLPQFIDPNYVQSSLPFLILGITFLLTGTIWCFILALFASKLSDRIRKNYKIKMWLDKITGGIFVALGIKLALMKK, encoded by the coding sequence ATGTTCGGAATAATAAACTTTGAGGCTTTTTTAATAGCGGGATTAATAATGAATTTAACACCGGGAGCTGATACAATGTATATTCTTGGAAGAAGCATTGCTCAAGGAAAAAAGGCTGGTATTTTATCTGTATTGGGAATATCGACTGGAGCAATTTTTCATATCATTTTTGCAACTTTAGGATTATCGATCATACTTGCTAAATCTGCAACAGCTTTTGTAATAGTAAAATATTTGGGAGCAGTTTATTTGATATTTTTAGGACTTAAAACGATATTTAAAAAACCAGATGGAAAATTTGAATTGAGTACTGAAAGTGAAATAGTGAATTATAGAAAAATTTACTTATCCGGAGTTCTAACCAATATTCTGAATCCTAAAGTAGCAATATTTTTTCTTGCATTTTTACCACAATTTATTGACCCAAATTATGTGCAAAGTTCACTTCCATTTTTAATCCTTGGAATTACATTTTTACTTACAGGAACAATTTGGTGTTTCATTTTAGCTTTATTTGCTTCAAAACTATCTGACCGAATAAGAAAAAATTACAAAATAAAAATGTGGTTGGACAAAATAACTGGCGGAATTTTTGTAGCTCTTGGAATAAAATTAGCATTAATGAAAAAATAA
- a CDS encoding GNAT family N-acetyltransferase, with amino-acid sequence MIIKSELARDFNTIHEIINDASLAYKGIIPQDRWTEPYMSKEELESQFSDGIEFWNYVENNIILGVMGIQFKDNVTLIRHAYVRTKERQKGIGGKLLNHLQELSDKPVLIGTWKDATWAISFYEKHGFSVVGTDEKDYLLNTYWSVPERQIETSVVLANDKWLKNDQLLIFRGKDI; translated from the coding sequence ATGATAATCAAAAGTGAATTAGCAAGAGACTTCAATACAATCCATGAGATTATAAATGATGCTTCTTTGGCTTATAAGGGTATTATACCTCAGGATAGATGGACGGAACCTTATATGTCAAAGGAAGAATTGGAATCCCAATTTTCCGATGGAATTGAATTTTGGAACTATGTAGAGAACAATATCATATTGGGCGTGATGGGCATCCAGTTTAAAGACAATGTAACCTTAATTCGACATGCCTATGTCAGAACAAAAGAAAGGCAAAAGGGCATAGGTGGCAAACTATTGAACCATTTACAAGAACTATCTGATAAGCCCGTGCTGATTGGTACTTGGAAAGATGCTACTTGGGCTATCTCATTTTACGAAAAACATGGATTTAGTGTCGTAGGAACAGATGAAAAGGATTATTTGCTGAACACCTATTGGTCTGTTCCTGAAAGGCAAATCGAGACATCGGTAGTCCTGGCAAATGATAAATGGCTTAAAAACGACCAACTGCTTATATTTAGGGGAAAGGATATTTAG
- a CDS encoding nitroreductase family protein has protein sequence MDILKALEWRYATKKFRKGKSLEKSKLDIILKAANLAPTSSGLQPFHVVLISDKNLKTKILPIFRNQIQVSDCSHLLIFAVWDDYTKERINEVYKRIKEARGDDHKLLKGYMDRITYLYTRRSSEINFNHAARQAYISLGFCMETAALLKVDAAPIENFDNSTLDKALGLNLKNLKSMVALCLGYRDTDNDWLVNMKKVRKPDKDFVIEIDAIS, from the coding sequence ATGGATATTCTCAAAGCGTTGGAATGGCGTTACGCGACAAAAAAGTTCAGAAAGGGTAAAAGTTTGGAAAAATCCAAGTTGGACATCATCTTAAAAGCAGCAAATCTGGCACCTACATCATCTGGTCTACAGCCATTCCATGTTGTTTTGATATCGGATAAGAATCTTAAAACCAAAATACTCCCAATATTCCGTAATCAAATCCAAGTTTCAGATTGTTCACACCTATTGATTTTTGCAGTTTGGGACGATTATACCAAGGAACGAATCAATGAAGTCTACAAAAGAATAAAAGAAGCTAGGGGAGACGACCATAAATTACTTAAAGGATATATGGATCGTATTACTTATCTGTACACACGAAGAAGTTCGGAAATCAACTTTAACCATGCCGCCAGGCAAGCATATATATCCTTGGGGTTTTGCATGGAAACAGCTGCTTTGCTCAAGGTTGACGCTGCGCCCATAGAAAACTTTGACAATAGTACATTGGACAAGGCTTTGGGCTTAAATCTCAAAAACTTAAAGAGTATGGTCGCCCTATGCCTTGGGTACAGGGATACTGATAACGATTGGTTGGTTAACATGAAAAAGGTGAGGAAACCTGACAAGGATTTTGTCATTGAAATTGATGCTATTTCTTAA
- a CDS encoding DUF4856 domain-containing protein produces MISRQIMGAVMILTVLSSCSNDSSNEVDPIIAIDNPETYVFDRNGESSVYFGGQTTRILMSEEIIAKLMDETTTAEILNSMYAHEEAGADFTNADLNASNKNLKGKTAASFDFYSNNATDQALIRADFENWIQVQVDEVYPNWNTAASAGVAGQIADGSSTRYVTGKGLEMNQLFNKSLIGALMVDQILNNYISDGYLDAGNQKSDNDDEILEDGSNYTTMEHYWDEAYGYAFGTSQNLADPLPTIGEDDNFLNKYIGRVESDDDFAGIADEIYQAFKLGRAAIVAKDYEVRDDQAQVLRQLISEIIGIRAVYYLQQGKNALEQETPDYGAAFHDLSEGYGFVYSLQFTRVPNSNEPYFNKAEVDALLEDLLDDGANGLWDVTPETLDTLSISIAERFEFTLEQAAD; encoded by the coding sequence ATGATTTCAAGACAAATAATGGGGGCTGTTATGATTCTTACCGTATTAAGTTCCTGCTCCAACGACAGTTCCAATGAGGTGGATCCAATAATAGCCATCGACAATCCTGAGACCTACGTTTTTGATCGAAATGGTGAAAGTTCCGTTTATTTTGGGGGACAGACAACCCGAATTTTGATGTCCGAGGAAATCATTGCCAAGCTAATGGATGAGACCACAACGGCTGAAATCCTCAATAGCATGTATGCCCATGAAGAGGCAGGGGCCGACTTTACAAATGCCGACCTGAACGCTTCCAACAAAAACCTCAAGGGTAAAACCGCTGCATCATTTGATTTCTACTCCAACAATGCAACCGATCAGGCTTTGATCAGGGCGGATTTCGAAAATTGGATTCAGGTCCAGGTCGATGAAGTGTACCCTAACTGGAATACGGCGGCCTCTGCAGGGGTAGCCGGGCAAATTGCTGATGGTTCTTCCACCAGATACGTTACGGGAAAAGGATTGGAGATGAATCAATTGTTCAATAAATCATTGATCGGGGCCTTGATGGTCGACCAAATTTTGAACAACTATATCAGTGATGGGTATTTGGATGCAGGGAACCAAAAGTCGGACAATGATGATGAGATCTTGGAAGATGGGAGTAACTATACCACCATGGAACACTATTGGGATGAGGCATATGGTTATGCTTTTGGTACATCACAAAATCTGGCCGATCCACTGCCCACGATAGGGGAGGACGATAATTTTCTGAACAAATATATTGGACGTGTAGAAAGCGATGATGATTTTGCAGGAATTGCGGATGAGATCTATCAAGCGTTCAAGTTGGGCCGTGCGGCCATAGTGGCAAAGGATTACGAAGTAAGGGATGATCAGGCCCAGGTCCTTCGCCAACTCATTTCCGAAATTATCGGGATCAGGGCCGTGTATTACCTACAACAGGGGAAAAATGCCCTGGAACAGGAAACCCCTGACTACGGTGCTGCATTTCATGACCTGTCCGAAGGATATGGCTTTGTTTACAGTCTACAGTTTACTCGAGTTCCCAACTCAAACGAACCCTATTTCAATAAAGCCGAAGTGGATGCCTTGCTTGAGGATCTTCTTGATGACGGAGCTAACGGATTATGGGACGTGACGCCGGAAACCCTGGATACTCTTTCCATATCGATTGCCGAAAGGTTTGAATTCACATTGGAACAGGCGGCCGATTAA
- a CDS encoding GDCCVxC domain-containing (seleno)protein, with protein sequence MEVVLKSTVTCPHCGHQKEKEMPAKACQFFYDCENCNKVLKPKERDCCVFCSYGTVACPPVQSGIGCCN encoded by the coding sequence ATTGAGGTGGTATTAAAATCTACTGTTACCTGTCCGCACTGTGGTCACCAAAAAGAGAAAGAAATGCCGGCGAAGGCCTGCCAATTCTTTTACGACTGTGAAAATTGTAATAAAGTACTAAAACCCAAAGAGAGGGATTGTTGTGTTTTTTGTTCCTATGGTACAGTTGCGTGTCCACCCGTCCAATCGGGTATTGGTTGCTGTAATTGA